Proteins from a genomic interval of Rhodopseudomonas julia:
- the pfkB gene encoding 1-phosphofructokinase, which yields MKPSPLPVVTVTLNPAIDQTVVVEGMTLGDVHRASSVQSNAGGKGVNVASCLADWSVPVIATGILGGGNPGPFEALFSAKNIRDLFVRVPGETRTNIKIADPTRNETTDINLPGPTADDAALERVKAVLNETVAPDSLVVLAGSLPAGLPDDTLARLSAALCKRGARVVVDTSGAPLGAALSAPAEDLPFCVKPNQHELEEWAGKSLSGRDDLLAAATALQASGIAVVVVSLGSEGALFVTGNQILMGRSEPVETLSTVGAGDAMVAGLVAAFREDAPLEDVARLSTAFAAAKLGRIGPHLPDAEEVRRLARAVVVTELPAGRDLKQQA from the coding sequence GTGAAACCCTCACCCCTCCCCGTCGTCACCGTCACCTTGAACCCGGCGATCGATCAGACGGTCGTCGTGGAAGGGATGACGCTCGGTGACGTTCACCGCGCTTCGTCCGTGCAGAGCAATGCGGGCGGCAAGGGCGTCAATGTCGCGAGCTGCCTCGCCGACTGGTCGGTGCCCGTGATCGCAACGGGCATCCTTGGCGGCGGCAATCCCGGCCCCTTCGAGGCGCTTTTCAGCGCCAAGAACATTCGTGATCTCTTCGTGCGCGTTCCTGGCGAAACCCGAACCAACATCAAAATCGCCGATCCCACCCGCAACGAGACCACCGACATCAACCTGCCCGGCCCGACCGCCGATGATGCAGCTCTCGAGCGGGTGAAAGCCGTCCTCAACGAAACGGTCGCGCCCGACAGCCTCGTGGTGCTTGCCGGAAGTCTGCCGGCCGGGCTTCCCGACGACACGCTCGCCCGCCTCTCTGCAGCATTGTGCAAACGAGGTGCACGCGTCGTTGTCGATACCAGCGGGGCACCGCTCGGGGCCGCCCTCTCGGCACCAGCCGAAGATCTCCCCTTCTGCGTCAAACCCAATCAGCACGAGCTTGAGGAATGGGCAGGTAAGTCCTTGTCGGGCCGCGACGATCTTCTCGCGGCTGCCACCGCTCTTCAGGCGAGCGGGATTGCCGTGGTGGTGGTTTCGCTCGGCTCTGAGGGAGCCCTGTTCGTTACCGGAAACCAGATTCTCATGGGCCGGAGCGAACCGGTCGAGACTTTGAGCACGGTCGGGGCCGGAGACGCCATGGTGGCGGGCCTCGTCGCCGCTTTTCGGGAGGATGCGCCACTTGAAGACGTGGCGCGTCTTTCCACCGCCTTTGCCGCCGCGAAGCTGGGCCGCATCGGGCCGCACCTGCCCGATGCAGAGGAAGTCCGGCGTCTTGCTCGGGCGGTCGTCGTGACGGAGCTCCCGGCTGGCCGGGACCTCAAGCAACAAGCATAG
- the ptsP gene encoding phosphoenolpyruvate--protein phosphotransferase, with translation MTNAQPDILPPSNLVRLGAAPADKEAAIREAAQLLIAAGCIDPRYADSMMRREDVAETYLGHGVAIPHGKVEDRGMVRRNGLSILQVPKGVEWNVGQTVHLVVAIAAESDAHIDTLRRLTNLLQDEEHLKKLFTTNDTSDIINALSEAEAQPEADGVPAEDLDERFEWTVDYPSGLHARPASAWVAAARKASGSVQVRKGAAVADAKALVSLLRLGLRQGDTIVISADGPDAGSAIDRMQAAVTGLSAQEKADAQAAKGPEPTVKGWTPPEDMPVIAGIGASPGLSIGPIHVYAPAEIAIADTPTPLNEGGNKLHEALTVTQTQLRVLADDTLRRLGEAEANIFRAQAELLHDTDLITLACQLMVEGHGLAWSWNEAIERTARDLESNDNEVLAARAADLRDVGRRVLARIDPSLENRDGDPLPAEPCILVAGDLSPSDTAGLDVERVLGLATVQGGPTSHTAILARTLGLPAMVGGSEALLDLENGTEVILDGQAGRLYPKPSASAIASARDWLASQEEQHKREIAERSLPARTTDGHQMEIAANINRPDQIELALSQGGEGVGLMRTEFLFLERSSAPTEDEQYETYRAMLDGLEDRPLIVRALDIGGDKQVPHLNLPREANPFLGVRGSRLLLRRLDLLATQLRALYRAARDGESSGLSIMFPMITSVGEMQRLRAVADSIRDELDAPQIPLGAMVEVPAAAIGADILARYVDFFSIGTNDLTQYGLAIDRQHPELAAEADALHPCVLRLIRMTVEGAAKHGRWVGVCGGIAGEPFAASVLTGLGVNELSMTPRDIPAVKAALRGTSLTALKTLADKALACETAAEVHALDREEL, from the coding sequence ATGACAAACGCCCAGCCCGACATCCTGCCACCGTCCAATCTGGTTCGCCTCGGCGCAGCACCCGCGGACAAAGAGGCCGCCATCCGTGAAGCCGCGCAGCTGTTGATCGCGGCCGGATGCATCGACCCCCGATATGCCGACAGCATGATGCGACGCGAGGACGTGGCCGAAACCTATCTCGGACACGGCGTGGCCATTCCCCACGGCAAGGTCGAAGATCGAGGCATGGTTCGCCGCAACGGCCTCTCCATCCTGCAAGTGCCTAAGGGCGTGGAATGGAATGTGGGCCAGACGGTGCATCTCGTCGTCGCCATCGCCGCAGAATCGGACGCGCACATCGACACGCTGAGACGTCTCACGAACCTTCTGCAGGACGAAGAGCACCTCAAGAAGCTGTTCACGACGAACGACACCTCCGACATCATCAACGCTTTGAGCGAGGCCGAGGCCCAGCCCGAGGCGGACGGGGTGCCCGCGGAAGACCTCGACGAACGTTTCGAGTGGACCGTCGATTATCCTTCGGGCCTTCACGCCCGCCCGGCCTCGGCATGGGTTGCAGCCGCGCGGAAAGCGAGCGGCTCCGTGCAGGTGCGCAAAGGCGCCGCCGTGGCCGATGCCAAGGCGCTCGTGTCGCTCCTGCGGCTCGGCCTGCGCCAAGGCGACACGATCGTCATTTCCGCCGACGGCCCCGATGCAGGCTCTGCAATCGACCGGATGCAGGCAGCCGTCACCGGGCTCAGCGCCCAGGAAAAAGCGGATGCCCAGGCGGCGAAAGGACCCGAGCCGACCGTCAAGGGCTGGACGCCGCCGGAGGATATGCCGGTCATCGCAGGAATCGGCGCAAGTCCCGGCCTCTCCATCGGGCCGATCCATGTCTATGCGCCTGCCGAAATCGCCATTGCGGATACGCCGACGCCACTCAATGAAGGTGGTAACAAGCTGCACGAGGCCTTGACGGTGACGCAGACGCAGCTGCGCGTCCTCGCAGACGACACTCTGCGCCGTCTCGGCGAAGCGGAAGCGAACATTTTCCGCGCCCAGGCAGAACTCCTCCACGACACCGACCTTATCACTCTCGCCTGTCAGTTGATGGTCGAAGGACATGGTCTCGCCTGGTCTTGGAACGAGGCGATCGAACGCACAGCCCGGGATCTTGAATCCAACGACAACGAAGTGCTGGCCGCACGTGCCGCCGACCTGCGCGACGTGGGACGCCGCGTCCTGGCGCGGATCGATCCCTCGCTTGAGAACAGAGACGGCGATCCTCTGCCGGCTGAGCCCTGCATTCTCGTCGCCGGCGACCTGTCGCCGTCCGACACCGCGGGCCTCGACGTGGAGCGCGTGCTCGGGCTCGCCACCGTTCAGGGCGGACCGACGTCGCACACCGCCATTCTGGCGCGCACCCTCGGCCTGCCGGCGATGGTCGGCGGCAGCGAGGCCCTGCTCGATCTCGAAAACGGCACGGAAGTCATTCTCGACGGCCAGGCCGGCCGCCTCTATCCAAAGCCGTCCGCCTCCGCCATCGCTTCGGCACGCGACTGGCTTGCCTCGCAGGAAGAGCAGCACAAGCGCGAGATCGCCGAGAGAAGCCTGCCGGCGCGCACCACCGACGGCCATCAGATGGAGATTGCGGCAAACATCAACCGCCCCGACCAGATCGAGCTCGCGCTCTCGCAAGGCGGCGAAGGCGTCGGCCTTATGCGCACCGAGTTCTTGTTCCTGGAGCGTAGCTCCGCGCCCACGGAAGACGAGCAATACGAAACCTACCGGGCCATGCTCGATGGCCTCGAAGACCGTCCGCTCATCGTGCGGGCGCTCGATATCGGCGGCGACAAGCAGGTGCCACACCTCAACCTGCCGCGCGAGGCCAATCCCTTCCTCGGCGTGCGCGGTTCGCGGCTTCTCCTGCGCCGCCTCGACCTTCTCGCAACACAGTTGCGGGCGCTTTATCGCGCCGCCCGCGACGGCGAGAGCAGCGGTCTTTCGATCATGTTCCCGATGATTACCTCCGTCGGCGAAATGCAGCGCCTCAGAGCCGTAGCGGACAGCATCCGCGACGAGCTCGACGCACCTCAGATACCGCTCGGCGCCATGGTCGAGGTGCCGGCCGCTGCGATCGGCGCAGACATTCTCGCCCGCTATGTCGATTTCTTCTCGATCGGAACCAACGACCTCACGCAATACGGGCTTGCCATCGACAGGCAGCACCCGGAGCTCGCCGCCGAGGCAGACGCACTCCATCCTTGCGTCCTGCGCCTGATCCGCATGACGGTCGAGGGGGCCGCAAAGCACGGCCGCTGGGTCGGCGTGTGCGGCGGCATCGCCGGCGAACCTTTCGCGGCCTCCGTTTTGACCGGACTTGGCGTCAACGAATTGTCGATGACGCCGCGCGACATCCCCGCCGTCAAAGCAGCCCTGCGCGGGACCTCCCTGACCGCACTCAAAACTCTCGCCGACAAAGCCCTTGCCTGCGAGACGGCAGCCGAGGTGCACGCCTTGGATCGGGAGGAATTGTGA
- a CDS encoding IclR family transcriptional regulator, translating to MAEQEKSYVVQSVDDAINILMTVAEHPEAGVSEIARAAGVTKAKTFRLLRTLERRELVSQEPDGRWRLGNAILVLGTSASSQIDLVKLANPILEDLGLKTNETVQLRLRDKSEALCIAKYEPSRDLRVHAVVGRRRPLYAGSSKAIMAYLSEDERESVLPQELKAFTGNTITNRSRLFAELDRIRARGICISRGEVSDQLVAVSAPVFSADGSVFASINIAAPAFRTEDTDIERFIRLVAEAAGRISEGLGWKGDASLKGRMAS from the coding sequence ATGGCGGAACAAGAAAAAAGCTATGTTGTTCAGTCGGTTGATGACGCAATCAATATTCTCATGACAGTCGCGGAGCATCCCGAGGCGGGGGTCTCGGAGATCGCTCGCGCGGCGGGCGTGACAAAGGCCAAAACATTCAGATTGTTACGAACACTGGAACGGCGAGAGCTGGTCTCGCAGGAACCGGACGGCCGATGGCGGCTCGGAAACGCCATCCTGGTGCTCGGCACCTCCGCCTCCTCGCAGATCGATCTCGTCAAACTCGCCAATCCGATTCTGGAAGATCTCGGGCTCAAAACGAACGAGACGGTGCAGCTGCGCCTGCGCGATAAGAGCGAGGCTCTGTGCATCGCCAAATACGAGCCGTCTCGGGATTTGCGCGTGCATGCGGTGGTGGGCCGCCGGCGTCCGCTTTATGCGGGATCGAGCAAGGCGATCATGGCCTATCTCTCAGAAGACGAACGCGAATCTGTGTTGCCGCAAGAACTGAAGGCCTTCACCGGCAACACCATCACCAACCGGTCCCGCCTCTTTGCCGAACTCGATCGGATTCGCGCGCGCGGTATCTGCATCAGTCGCGGCGAAGTGAGCGACCAGCTCGTGGCCGTGTCGGCTCCCGTATTTTCCGCCGATGGCTCCGTCTTTGCCTCGATCAATATCGCTGCGCCGGCCTTCCGAACAGAGGACACCGACATCGAACGCTTCATCCGGCTGGTCGCCGAGGCGGCAGGCCGGATTTCCGAAGGGCTCGGCTGGAAAGGCGATGCCTCGCTCAAAGGACGAATGGCGTCTTGA
- a CDS encoding SAM-dependent methyltransferase, whose translation MWDERYGKPGYLFGTEPNAFLAAHANLLRPGMRVLSVADGEGRNGVWLAEQGLEVTAIDASAVAIEKSKRLAADRGVSLAHVHADLAAWEWPPSAYHGVVAIFIQFANPTLRGELFEAMKRALLPGGILLLQGYRPEQIGYGTGGPPDPDHLYTRSLIEEAFADLEILRLAEHDSEIHEGKGHSGLSALIDLVAQKPA comes from the coding sequence ATGTGGGATGAGAGATATGGCAAGCCCGGCTATCTCTTCGGGACGGAACCGAACGCCTTCCTCGCCGCCCATGCGAACCTGCTGCGCCCAGGGATGCGGGTCCTGTCGGTTGCCGATGGCGAAGGGCGCAACGGCGTCTGGCTGGCTGAGCAGGGGCTTGAGGTCACGGCGATCGACGCCTCAGCGGTGGCGATCGAGAAATCGAAACGCCTCGCAGCCGACCGCGGCGTGTCACTCGCCCACGTGCATGCGGATCTCGCCGCATGGGAATGGCCGCCATCCGCCTATCACGGCGTGGTGGCCATCTTCATCCAGTTTGCCAATCCGACGCTTCGCGGCGAGCTCTTCGAGGCGATGAAGCGAGCTCTCCTGCCCGGCGGGATTCTGCTCCTGCAAGGTTACCGGCCCGAGCAGATCGGCTATGGCACAGGCGGACCGCCCGACCCCGACCACCTCTATACGCGCTCCCTGATCGAGGAAGCATTCGCCGATCTTGAGATCCTTCGGCTTGCAGAACACGACAGCGAAATTCACGAGGGTAAGGGACATTCCGGCCTGTCGGCCTTGATCGATCTCGTGGCACAGAAACCTGCCTGA
- a CDS encoding fructose-specific PTS transporter subunit EIIC: MTHVLAVISAGDLTTQAALAAEALRKAADNLGHRIDIEVRSDLGIRNSISSKAANDAAVVLLVGSGEHEESRFGAVKQSTVTIEAVLEDADGVLAQALQAAGSTADAAPAASTGGQKHIVAITSCPTGIAHTFMAAEGVQKGAEALGYSARVETQGSVGSQNKLTDEEIAKADLVIIAADTQVDLSRFAGKPVFLSGTKPAINNGKALVERAFKEAEIQGGSEGLADRVAAGKAERAASRTGPYKHLMTGVSYMLPFVVAGGLLIAVAFAIGGIYAYENEGTLAYNLFQIGAKGGFALMVPALAGYIAYSIADRPGITPGMIGGLLAANVGAGFLGGIVAGFIAGYGTDFMNRHIKLHKNLEGLKPVLILPLLGTLLTGLLMMYVIGTPVAEIMTFLTDWLKSMQGSSAIMLGLIIGAMMGFDLGGPVNKAAYTFSTGLLASQVYTPMAAAMAAGMVPPLAVALATKIFADRFTADEREAGNAAAVLGIAFITEGAIPFAARDPLRVIPAMMVGAATTGAISMAIGAELKVPHGGIFVLPIPNAVTHLGGYIVALLIGTVVSAVLLRLLKKPIQAVAPAALAPAE; this comes from the coding sequence ATGACACACGTTCTTGCCGTCATATCGGCAGGCGACCTCACGACCCAGGCCGCATTGGCGGCCGAGGCCCTGCGCAAGGCGGCCGACAATCTGGGCCATCGGATCGACATCGAGGTGCGCTCCGACCTCGGCATCCGCAATTCGATCTCGAGCAAGGCTGCAAATGATGCCGCTGTCGTGCTCCTGGTGGGCTCCGGCGAGCACGAGGAAAGCCGTTTCGGCGCAGTGAAGCAAAGCACCGTGACCATCGAGGCGGTACTGGAGGACGCGGACGGCGTCCTTGCCCAGGCCCTTCAAGCCGCCGGCTCTACTGCAGACGCAGCACCAGCCGCCTCGACCGGCGGTCAAAAGCACATCGTGGCCATCACCTCCTGCCCGACCGGCATCGCCCATACCTTCATGGCGGCCGAAGGCGTGCAGAAGGGTGCCGAAGCGCTCGGCTACTCGGCGCGCGTGGAAACGCAAGGCTCCGTCGGCTCCCAGAACAAGCTGACCGACGAGGAAATCGCAAAGGCCGATCTCGTTATCATTGCCGCCGATACGCAGGTGGATTTGAGCCGCTTCGCCGGCAAGCCGGTCTTTCTCTCCGGCACCAAGCCCGCCATCAACAACGGCAAGGCGCTCGTTGAGCGGGCTTTCAAGGAAGCCGAGATCCAGGGCGGCAGCGAGGGCCTCGCCGATCGCGTCGCGGCCGGCAAGGCGGAACGCGCCGCTTCCCGCACCGGCCCCTACAAGCACCTGATGACCGGTGTGTCATACATGCTGCCCTTCGTCGTGGCGGGCGGCTTGCTGATCGCGGTCGCCTTCGCGATCGGCGGCATCTACGCCTACGAGAACGAAGGCACGCTTGCCTACAATCTCTTCCAGATCGGCGCCAAGGGCGGTTTCGCGCTGATGGTTCCGGCACTCGCGGGCTATATCGCCTATTCGATCGCCGACCGACCCGGCATCACGCCCGGCATGATCGGCGGCCTTCTCGCCGCCAATGTCGGCGCCGGCTTCCTGGGCGGCATCGTCGCCGGTTTCATCGCCGGTTACGGCACCGATTTCATGAATCGGCACATCAAGTTGCACAAGAATCTTGAAGGCCTGAAGCCGGTTCTCATCCTGCCGCTCCTCGGCACGCTCCTGACCGGCCTCTTGATGATGTATGTGATCGGCACGCCCGTCGCCGAAATCATGACCTTCCTGACCGACTGGCTGAAGTCGATGCAGGGCTCGAGCGCCATCATGCTCGGCCTCATCATCGGGGCGATGATGGGCTTCGATCTCGGCGGCCCTGTCAACAAAGCGGCTTACACCTTCTCCACAGGGCTGCTCGCAAGCCAGGTGTACACGCCGATGGCGGCCGCGATGGCCGCGGGCATGGTGCCGCCGCTCGCTGTGGCGCTTGCGACGAAGATCTTCGCCGACCGCTTCACCGCAGACGAGAGGGAAGCCGGCAATGCGGCGGCGGTGCTCGGCATCGCCTTCATCACGGAAGGTGCCATCCCGTTCGCGGCACGCGACCCGCTGCGGGTGATTCCCGCCATGATGGTGGGCGCCGCCACGACTGGCGCCATCTCGATGGCGATCGGCGCCGAGCTCAAGGTTCCGCATGGCGGCATCTTCGTCCTGCCGATCCCGAATGCCGTCACCCATCTCGGCGGTTATATCGTGGCGCTCCTTATCGGCACGGTGGTGAGTGCGGTTCTCCTGCGGCTTCTGAAAAAGCCGATCCAGGCTGTCGCCCCAGCAGCTCTCGCACCTGCCGAATAA
- a CDS encoding LacI family DNA-binding transcriptional regulator, whose translation MSISIKDVAEKAGVSVATVSRVLSEGPVRADTKERVHAAIKALGYRPNLSARRLRTQHAQTIGLIVSDIRNPFFTAVGRGVEDAAYRAGMRVLLCNTDENVERERMYLRLMQEERVTGLILAPTLAMLDQLQKNPLQFPAVLIDRAGAGGLYDSVVLDNREAANTLVEHLFSEGYRRIGGVFGQTSATGLERRDGYCASMKAKGLKPDSRLLPPTVDAGEREMSEWLAGPDAPEAIIASNGLLLMGVVKAAQRLGRTIPGDLAVAGFDNEDWTEVVGPGLTVIEQPVHDIGRNAMSLLFDRLQNPGLAPRKVVLSGRCIVRGSTLASKPAALAENRSTPLAAAGAMNP comes from the coding sequence ATGTCCATCAGCATCAAGGACGTCGCCGAGAAGGCCGGCGTATCGGTCGCCACAGTGTCGCGGGTCCTCAGCGAAGGGCCCGTTCGCGCGGACACCAAAGAGCGGGTTCACGCCGCGATCAAAGCGCTCGGCTATCGTCCCAATCTCTCGGCCCGGCGTCTGCGCACGCAGCACGCTCAGACGATCGGCCTCATCGTCTCCGATATCCGCAATCCGTTTTTCACCGCCGTGGGTCGGGGGGTCGAGGATGCTGCCTATCGGGCCGGTATGCGCGTGCTTCTGTGCAACACCGATGAGAATGTCGAGCGCGAGCGTATGTATCTGCGTCTGATGCAGGAGGAGCGCGTGACGGGCCTCATTCTCGCGCCGACGCTCGCGATGCTCGATCAGTTGCAAAAGAACCCGCTGCAGTTTCCCGCTGTGCTGATCGACCGGGCAGGGGCTGGCGGCCTTTACGATTCTGTCGTTCTCGACAACCGCGAGGCTGCGAACACGCTTGTGGAGCACCTTTTCTCAGAGGGCTATCGGCGCATCGGCGGCGTGTTCGGCCAGACCAGTGCCACGGGCTTGGAACGCCGCGACGGCTATTGCGCCAGTATGAAAGCCAAGGGCCTTAAGCCGGATTCGCGTCTGCTGCCGCCGACGGTCGATGCCGGGGAGAGGGAGATGAGTGAATGGCTGGCAGGGCCTGATGCGCCGGAGGCGATCATCGCCAGCAATGGTCTCTTGCTCATGGGCGTCGTCAAGGCGGCGCAGAGGCTGGGGCGCACCATCCCAGGCGACCTTGCCGTTGCTGGCTTCGATAATGAGGACTGGACGGAAGTGGTCGGACCGGGGCTGACGGTGATCGAGCAGCCGGTGCACGACATCGGCCGCAACGCCATGTCGCTCCTCTTCGACCGCCTGCAAAATCCGGGTCTGGCGCCCCGCAAAGTGGTCCTGTCCGGTCGCTGTATCGTGCGCGGTTCGACCTTGGCGTCAAAACCGGCGGCTCTGGCGGAAAACAGATCCACGCCATTGGCGGCAGCGGGTGCGATGAACCCTTGA